A region of candidate division TA06 bacterium DNA encodes the following proteins:
- a CDS encoding WYL domain-containing protein translates to MAKTSGELERLLTLIPFLNSRRGQPVRDIAAELGISQAQLLKDLDSLCLYGTPPFGPNDLFMAAVDEQGRLEMAYTEQFAAPLHLLPDEAMALRMSLLPLLAGSSGPYGKTVKGILDKIDQALLPQDRLAVDHLDEKIMAAASESSNPGALETLRKARQQNVQTEIEYYSGSSGQSSTRTIEPYGFVMFNGSWYAVAFCHKSREQRTFKVSRIKQAKLLKQKYRIPEGFDVNKFAQGHIFKPTGNEQKVVLWFSPAIARWILERNAQATKNKDGSASLSLMAQNFAWIARWVLSYGPEARIISPPEAVRELKKIIQTVI, encoded by the coding sequence ATGGCTAAAACATCGGGCGAGCTGGAGCGGCTGCTGACCCTGATCCCGTTCCTTAACAGCCGCCGGGGGCAGCCGGTCCGGGACATTGCCGCCGAGCTGGGGATCTCCCAGGCCCAGCTGTTGAAAGATTTGGACAGCCTCTGCCTTTACGGCACGCCGCCCTTTGGGCCCAACGATCTCTTCATGGCGGCGGTGGATGAACAGGGCCGTCTGGAGATGGCCTACACCGAGCAGTTTGCGGCGCCCCTCCACCTTCTGCCGGATGAGGCCATGGCCTTAAGGATGTCGTTGCTGCCGCTGTTGGCCGGTTCTTCCGGACCATACGGCAAAACAGTGAAGGGGATATTGGACAAGATCGACCAGGCCCTGCTGCCCCAGGACCGCCTGGCGGTGGACCATCTGGATGAGAAGATAATGGCGGCGGCTTCCGAATCCTCCAACCCCGGCGCCCTGGAAACATTGCGCAAAGCCCGGCAGCAAAATGTCCAGACGGAAATTGAATATTACAGCGGCTCCTCGGGCCAGAGCTCTACCAGAACCATCGAGCCTTACGGCTTTGTGATGTTCAACGGTTCCTGGTATGCGGTGGCCTTCTGCCATAAGAGCCGGGAACAGCGGACCTTCAAGGTCAGCCGGATAAAACAGGCCAAACTCCTTAAACAAAAATACCGGATACCCGAAGGGTTTGACGTCAACAAGTTCGCCCAGGGCCACATCTTCAAGCCCACCGGAAACGAGCAGAAGGTGGTGCTGTGGTTCTCTCCGGCCATCGCCAGGTGGATACTGGAGCGCAATGCGCAGGCCACCAAGAACAAGGACGGCTCGGCCAGCTTGAGCCTGATGGCCCAAAACTTTGCATGGATAGCTCGATGGGTGTTATCATATGGCCCCGAGGCCAGGATCATCAGTCCTCCGGAGGCAGTCCGGGAGCTTAAAAAGATAATCCAGACAGTGATTTAA
- a CDS encoding WYL domain-containing protein, whose product MAQKKTERLLELVSLLLKHRRPVPKPKIRELLPHYQRLSGSSFDRTFERDKRELRSLGVPLKVYSIETGEEVDNPAQAAKYEAQELGYLIDHEEYYLPRLDLTSEEWAVISLVCAGPQSPAAKDQAKALASLAQKIGCQKPGGNERRSEIGLSANARPEAAAEAKVLGRIQQAVKEGVSIRFSYHSIQRDARDQRQADPYLLIYNAGVWYLIAYCHKREEVRTFKVSRIQELKLLNGQPRFNVPKDFDKSKYLGRKAWELGGGLVVPVTLKVKPENVWLVKKELGPQAVWNNGADSVSIMVSNTDSFIRWAAAHCDQVRVEKPEEMARQVEARLQQVLKLYKP is encoded by the coding sequence ATGGCCCAGAAAAAGACAGAGAGACTTTTGGAACTGGTATCCCTGCTTTTAAAGCACCGCCGCCCGGTTCCCAAGCCCAAGATCAGGGAACTACTGCCCCACTATCAAAGGCTTTCCGGTTCCAGCTTTGACCGGACCTTTGAACGGGATAAAAGGGAGCTGCGCAGCCTGGGGGTGCCGCTCAAGGTCTATTCCATAGAGACCGGAGAAGAAGTGGACAATCCCGCCCAGGCCGCCAAGTACGAGGCGCAGGAATTGGGGTACCTGATAGACCACGAAGAGTACTACCTGCCCCGGTTGGACCTTACTTCAGAAGAATGGGCGGTAATCTCCCTGGTCTGCGCCGGGCCGCAGTCCCCGGCCGCCAAAGACCAGGCCAAGGCTTTGGCCAGCCTGGCCCAAAAGATAGGCTGCCAGAAGCCCGGGGGAAATGAACGGCGATCCGAGATCGGGCTCAGCGCCAATGCCCGGCCCGAGGCCGCCGCCGAAGCCAAAGTGCTGGGACGCATCCAGCAGGCGGTAAAGGAGGGAGTCTCCATCCGGTTCAGCTATCACAGCATCCAGCGCGATGCCAGGGACCAGCGGCAAGCCGACCCCTATCTTCTGATCTACAATGCCGGGGTGTGGTACCTGATAGCATACTGCCACAAGAGAGAAGAGGTCCGCACCTTCAAGGTCTCCCGCATCCAGGAACTGAAACTGCTTAACGGCCAGCCCCGGTTCAATGTGCCCAAAGATTTCGACAAGTCAAAATACCTGGGCCGTAAGGCTTGGGAACTGGGCGGGGGCCTGGTTGTGCCGGTTACCCTGAAAGTCAAACCCGAAAACGTCTGGCTGGTCAAAAAAGAACTGGGCCCGCAGGCGGTCTGGAACAATGGAGCGGACAGCGTCAGCATAATGGTCAGTAACACAGATTCCTTCATCCGCTGGGCCGCGGCCCACTGCGACCAAGTGCGGGTGGAGAAGCCGGAGGAAATGGCCCGGCAGGTGGAGGCCCGGCTACAGCAAGTGCTTAAACTTTATAAACCCTGA